From one Macaca nemestrina isolate mMacNem1 chromosome 5, mMacNem.hap1, whole genome shotgun sequence genomic stretch:
- the LOC105498641 gene encoding mediator of DNA damage checkpoint protein 1 isoform X11, giving the protein MKTRRRWATRQPTEIMEDTQAIDWDVEEEEETEQSSESLRCNVEPVGRLHIFSGAHGPEKDFPLHLGKNVVGRMPDCSVALPFPSISKQHAEIEILAWDKAPILRDCGSLNGTQILRPPKVLSPGVSHRLRDQELILFADLLCQYHRLDVSLPFVSRGPLTVEETPRVQGGTQPQRLLLAEDSEEEVDFLSERHVVKKSRTTSSPVAMIVPESDEEGHSPVLGGPGPPFAFNLNSDTDAEEGQQSATEEASSAARRGATIEAEQSEAEVVTEIQLEKDQPSVKERDNDTKVKRGAGNGVVPAGMILERSQPPGEDSDTDVDDDSRPPGRPAEVHLERAQPFGFIDSDTDAEEEGIPATPVVVPMKKRKIFHGVGTRGPGAPGLSHLQESQAGSDTDVEEGKAPQAVPLEKSQASMVINSDTDDEEEVSAALTLARLKESQPAVWNRDAEEDMAHHAVLLQRSQTTTGRDSDTDVEEEELPVENKQTVPKAHTKIRALVRAHSEKDQPPFGDSDDSVEADKSSPGIHLERSQASITVDINTQVEEEVPPGSAIVHMKKHQVSMEGTNQTDVKADGGPAKLLVVSLEEASPPHGDCEIDAEEGTSLAASAVADVRKSQLPAEGDAGAEWTAACLKQERAYEVGAQGGSPVAQVEQDLPTSRENLTDLVVDTDTPGESTQPQREGAQVPTGREREQHVGRTKDSEDNCDDSEDPDLQATQCFLENQGLEVQSMEDEPTQAFMLTPPQELGPSHCSFQTTGLLNCKMPPTEKASRIGAAEKASRGDQESPDACLPPTVPEASAPPQKPLNSQSQKHLAPQPLLSPLSPSIEPTIRKTGQDRSQEAPETPLSSELEPFHPKPKIITRKSSRMTPFPATSAAPEPHPSTSTAQPVTPKPTSQATRSRTNRSSVKTPEPVVPTVPELQPSTSTDQPVTSEPTSQATRGRKNRSSVKTPEAVVPTALELHPSNSTDQPVTPKPTSQATRSRTNRSSVKTPEAVVPTALELHPSNSTDQPVTPKPTSEAIRSRTNRSSVKTPEPVVPTVPELQPSTSTDQPVASEPTSQATRGRKNRSSVKTPEAVVPTALELHPSNSTDQPVTPKPTSRTTRSRTNMSSVKTPESTVPIAPELPPSTSTEQPVITEPTYQPTRGRKNRSSVKTPETVVATAPKLQSSTSTDQPITPEPTSQATRGRTNRSSVKSPETVLRTAPELQPSTSTHQPVTAKHTSQATRGRTNRSSVKTPEPVVSTAPELQPSTSTHQPITPEPTSQATRGRTDRTSVKTPKIVVPTVPELQASTSTDQPVTSEPTSRTTRGRKNRSSVKTPETVVSTAPEPRPTTSTDQPVTPKPTSRATRGRTNRSSVKTPELIVPIAPEFHPSTSRSQLVTPEPTSRATRGRKNRSSVKTPEPAVPTAPELHPTTSTDQPVTPKPTSRATRGRTNRSSVKTPEPVEPAASDLEPFTPTDQPVTPEVIPQGSQSKTLRSSTVSAMLIPTTPEFQSPVTTDQPISPEPIPQASCIKRQRATGNPGSLTAPIDHKPCSAPLEPKSRPSRNQRWGAVRADESLTAIPEPASPQLLDIPTHASQIQKVEPAGRSRFTPELQPKASQSRKRSLAIMDSPPHQKQPQRGEVSQKTVIIKEEEEDTAEKPGKEEDVMTPKPGKRKRDQAEEEPNRIPNRSLRRTKLNQESTAPKVLFTGVVDAQGERAVLALGGSLAGSAAEASHLVTDRIRRTVKFLCALGRGIPILSLDWLHQSRKAGCFLPPDEYVVTDPEQEKNFGFSLQDALSRARERRLLEGYEIYVTPGVQPPPPQMGEIISCCGGTYLPSMPRSYKPQRVVITCPQDFPRCSVPLRVGLPLLSPEFLLTGVLKQEAKPEAFVLSPLEMSST; this is encoded by the exons ATGAAGACACGGAGACGTTGGGCCACAAGGCAACCCACTGAG ATCATGGAGGACACCCAGGCTATTGACTGGGATgttgaagaagaggaggagacagagcAATCCAGTGAATCCTTGAGGTGTAATGTGGAGCCAGTAGGGCGGCTACATATCTTTAGTGGTGCCCATGGACCAGAAAAAG ATTTCCCACTACACCTCGGGAAGAATGTGGTAGGCCGAATGCCTGACTGCTCTGTGGCCCTGCCCTTTCCATCTATCTCCAAACAACATGCAGAGATTGAAATCTTAGCCTGGGACAAGGCACCTATCCTCCGAGACTGTGGGAGCCTTAATGGTACTCAAATCCTGAGACCTCCTAAGGTTTTGAGCCCTGGGGTGAGTCACCGTCTGAGGGACCAGGAATTGATTCTCTTTGCTGACTTGCTCTGCCAGTACCATCGCCTGGATGTCTCTCTGCCCTTTGTCTCCCGGGGCCCTCTGACTGTAGAAGAGACACCCAGGGTACAGGGAGGAACTCAACCCCAGAGGCTTCTGTTAGCTGAGGACTCAGAGGAGGAAGTAG attttctttctgaaagGCATGTGGTAAAAAAATCAAGGACCACATCTTCCCCCGTGGCAATGATAGTTCCAGAGAG TGATGAAGAGGGGCATTCCCCTGTCCTAGGTGGCCCTGGGCCGCCTTTTGCCTTCAATTTGAACAGTGACACAGATGCGGAAGAAGGTCAGCAATCAGCCACAGAGGAGGCCTCCTCAGCTGCCAGAAGAGGTGCCACTATAGAGGCAGAGCAGTCTGAAGCTGAAGTTGTAACTGAAATCCAGCTTGAAAAGGATCAGCCTTCAGTGAAGGAGAGGGACAATGACACAAAAGTCAAGAGGGGTGCAGGGAATGGGGTGGTTCCAGCTGGGATGATTCTGGAGAGGAGCCAACCTCCTGGAGAGGACAGTGACACAGATGTGGATGATGACAGCAGGCCTCCTGGAAGGCCAGCTGAGGTCCATTTGGAAAGGGCTCAGCCTTTTGGCTTCATCGACAGCGACACCGATGCGGAAGAAGAGGGGATTCCAGCAACCCCAGTTGTCGTTCCTATGAAGAAGAGGAAGATCTTTCATGGAGTTGGTACAAGGGGTCCTGGAGCACCAGGCCTGTCCCATCTGCAGGAGAGCCAGGCTGGTAGTGATACAGATGTGGAGGAAGGCAAGGCCCCACAGGCTGTCCCTCTGGAGAAAAGCCAAGCTTCCATGGTTATCAACAGTGATACAGATGATGAGGAAGAAGTCTCAGCAGCGCTGACTTTGGCACGTCTGAAAGAGAGCCAGCCTGCTGTATGGAACAGAGATGCAGAAGAGGACATGGCCCACCATGCGGTCCTTCTCCAGCGAAGCCAAACCACCACTGGGAGAGACAGTGACACagatgtggaggaggaagagctcCCAGTGGAAAATAAACAAACTGTCCCCAAGGCTCACACAAAGATTAGAGCCCTTGTTAGAGCACATTCAGAAAAGGACCAACCTCCTTTTGGGGACAGTGATGACAGTGTGGAAGCAGATAAGAGCTCACCTGGGATCCACCTGGAAAGAAGCCAAGCCTCCATCACAGTGGACATCAACACACAAGTGGAGGAGGAAGTCCCGCCAGGGTCAGCCATTGTACATATGAAGAAGCATCAGGTGTCTATGGAGGGGACAAATCAAACAGATGTGAAAGCAGACGGGGGACCAGCAAAGCTGCTTGTGGTATCTCTAGAGGAAGCCTCGCCTCCACATGGGGACTGTGAAATAGATGCAGAGGAGGGCACCTCCTTAGCAGCCTCAGCAGTTGCAGATGTAAGAAAGAGCCAGCTTCCAGCAGAAGGGGATGCTGGGGCAGAGTGGACTGCAGCTTGTCTTAAGCAGGAGAGAGCTTATGAGGTGGGGGCCCAGGGTGGGTCACCTGTGGCACAAGTGGAGCAGGACCTCCCTACCTCAAGAGAGAACCTCACAGATCTGGTGGTGGACACAGACACTCCAGGGGAATCCACCCAGCCACAGAGAGAGGGAGCCCAGGTCCCcacaggaagggaaagagaacaaCATGTGGGTAGGACCAAGGACTCTGAAGACAACTGTGATG ATTCTGAAGATCCGGACCTACAAGCTACCCAATGCTTTCTGGAAAATCAGGGCCTGGAAG TCCAGAGCATGGAGGATGAACCTACCCAGGCCTTCATGTTGACTCCACCCCAAGAACTTGGCCCTTCCCATTGCAGCTTCCAGACAACAG gCCTCCTGAATTGCAAGATGCCACCCACTGAGAAGGCTTCCAGGATCGGAGCTGCTGAGAAGGCTTCCAGG GGCGATCAGGAATCTCCAGATGCTTGTCTGCCTCCTACAGTGCCTGAagcctcagccccaccccaaaAGCCCCTTAACTCTCAGAGCCAGAAACATCTTGCACCTCAGCCCCTTCTTTCTCCCCTTTCACCTTCTATCGAGCCAACCATTCGTAAGACCGGGCAGGATAGGAGTCAGGAAGCTCCAGAGACTCCCTTGTCCTCAGAGCTGGAGCCTTTCCACCCAAAGCCTAAAATCATAACTCGGAAGTCCTCCAGGATGACACCCTTTCCAGCTACCTCTGCTGCCCCTGAGCCCCACCCTTCCACCTCCACAGCCCAGCCAGTCACCCCCAAGCCCACATCTCAGGCCACTAGGAGCAGGACAAATAGGTCCTCTGTCAAGACCCCTGAACCAGTTGTCCCCACAGTCCCTGAGCTCCAGCCTTCCACCTCCACAGACCAGCCTGTCACCTCTGAGCCCACATCTCAGGCTACTAGGGGAAGAAAAAATAGATCCTCTGTCAAGACCCCTGAAGCAGTTGTGCCCACAGCCCTTGAGCTCCACCCTTCCAACTCCACAGATCAACCTGTTACCCCCAAGCCCACATCTCAGGCCACTAGGAGCAGGACAAATAGGTCCTCTGTCAAGACCCCTGAAGCAGTTGTGCCCACAGCCCTTGAGCTCCACCCTTCCAACTCCACAGATCAACCTGTCACCCCCAAGCCCACATCTGAGGCCATTAGGAGCAGGACAAATAGGTCCTCTGTCAAGACCCCTGAACCAGTTGTCCCCACAGTCCCTGAGCTCCAGCCTTCCACCTCCACAGACCAGCCTGTCGCCTCTGAGCCCACATCTCAGGCTACTAGGGGAAGAAAAAATAGATCCTCTGTCAAGACCCCTGAAGCAGTTGTACCCACAGCCCTTGAGCTCCACCCTTCCAACTCCACAGATCAACCTGTCACCCCCAAGCCCACATCTCGGACCACTAGGAGCAGGACAAATATGTCCTCTGTCAAGACCCCTGAATCAACTGTCCCTATAGCCCCTGAGCTGCCACCTTCCACCTCCACAGAGCAGCCTGTCATCACTGAGCCCACATATCAGCCTACTAGGGGAAGAAAAAATAGGTCCTCTGTCAAGACCCCTGAAACAGTTGTGGCCACAGCCCCTAAGCTCCAGTCTTCCACCTCCACAGACCAGCCTATCACTCCTGAGCCCACATCTCAGGCCACCAGGGGTAGGACAAATAGGTCCTCTGTCAAGAGCCCTGAAACAGTTCTCCGCACAGCCCCTGAGCTCCAGCCTTCCACCTCCACACACCAGCCAGTCACTGCCAAGCACACATCTCAGGCCACCAGGGGCAGGACAAATAGGTCCTCCGTCAAGACCCCTGAACCAGTTGTCTCCACAGCCCCTGAGCTCCAGCCTTCCACCTCCACACACCAGCCTATTACCCCCGAGCCTACATCTCAGGCTACTAGGGGAAGAACAGATAGAACCTCTGTCAAGACTCCTAAAATAGTTGTGCCCACAGTCCCTGAGCTCCAGGCTTCCACCTCCACAGACCAGCCTGTCACCTCTGAGCCCACATCTCGGACCACTAGGGGAAGAAAAAATAGGTCTTCTGTCAAGACCCCTGAAACAGTTGTGTCCACAGCGCCTGAGCCCCGTCCTACCACCTCCACAGACCAGCCTGTCACCCCCAAGCCCACATCTCGGGCCACTAGGGGCAGGACAAATAGGTCATCTGTCAAGACCCCTGAATTAATTGTCCCTATAGCCCCTGAGTTTCACCCTTCCACCTCCAGAAGCCAGCTTGTCACCCCTGAGCCCACATCTCGGGCCACTAGGGGCAGGAAAAATAGGTCCTCTGTCAAGACCCCTGAACCAGCTGTCCCCACAGCCCCTGAGCTCCATCCTACCACCTCCACAGACCAGCCTGTCACCCCCAAGCCCACATCTAGGGCCACTAGGGGAAGGACAAATAGGTCCTCTGTCAAGACTCCTGAACCAGTTGAACCAGCAGCCTCTGATCTTGAGCCTTTTACCCCCACAGACCAGCCTGTCACCCCTGAGGTCATACCTCAGGGTAGTCAGAGCAAAACACTGAGGTCTTCCACAGTAAGTGCTATGCTAATTCCTACTACCCCTGAATTCCAATCTCCTGTCACCACAGACCAGCCCATTTCCCCTGAGCCTATTCCTCAAGCCAGTTGCATCAAGAGGCAGAGAGCCACTGGGAATCCTGGCTCCCTCACAGCTCCCATTGACCATAAGCCTTGCTCTGCACCCCTGGAACCTAAATCCCGGCCCTCAAGGAACCAAAGATGGGGAGCAGTGAGAGCAGATGAATCCCTTACAGCCATTCCTGAGCCTGCCTCTCCCCAGCTGCTTGATATACCAACTCATGCCTCCCAGATCCAAAAAGTGGAACCAGCAGGTAGATCTAGGTTCACCCCAGAGCTCCAGCCTAAGGCCTCTCAAAGCCGCAAGAGGTCTTTAGCTATCATGGATTCACCACCACATCAAAAACAGCCCCAAAGAGGGGAAGTCTCCCAGAAGACAGTGATTatcaaggaagaggaagaagatacTGCAGAGAAGCCAGGGAAGGAAGAG GATGTCATGACTCCaaaaccaggcaagagaaagagagaccaggCAGAGGAGGAGCCCAACAGAATACCGAACCGCAGCCTCCGACGGACCAAACTTAACCAAGAGTCAACAGCCCCCAAA GTGCTCTTCACAGGAGTGGTGGATGCTCAGGGAGAGCGGGCCGTGCTGGCACTGGGGGGAAGTCTGGCTGGTTCAGCGGCAGAGGCTTCCCACCTGGTCACTGATCGCATCCGCCGGACAGTCAAGTTCCTGTGTGCCCTGGGGCGGGGAATCCCCATTCTCTCCCTGGACTGGCTGCATCAG TCCCGCAAGGCCGGTTGCTTCTTACCCCCGGATGAATATGTGGTGACCGACCCTGAGCAAGAGAAGAACTTTGGCTTTAGCCTTCAAGACGCACTGAGTCGGGCTCGGGAGCGAAGGCTGCTGGAG GGCTATGAGATCTATGTGACCCCTGGAGTCCAGCCACCACCACCTCAGATGGGAGAGATCATTAGCTGCTGTGGAGGCACATACCTACCCAGCATGCCTCGGTCCTATAAG CCTCAGAGAGTTGTGATCACATGCCCTCAGGATTTCCCTCGTTGCTCTGTTCCACTGCGTGTTGGGCTGCCCCTCCTCTCACCTGAGTTCCTGCTGACTGGAGTGCTGAAGCAGGAAGCCAAGCCAGAGGCCTTTGTCCTTTCCCCTTTGGAGATGTCATCTACCTGA